One Pyrus communis chromosome 4, drPyrComm1.1, whole genome shotgun sequence genomic region harbors:
- the LOC137731749 gene encoding D-galacturonate reductase-like: MTPMIVPEVTLSSCDTTMPVIGMGTSSYPKVDPETAKAAILEAIRAGYRHFDTAFAYGSEQDLGEAIAEALRLGLVKSRTELFITTKLFASFAERELVVPAINKSLRNLQLEYVDMYLIHWPFKFGKVVSSMPVEKGVLLPLDIKSVWEGMEECKRLGLARGIGVSNFTSEMLEDLLSIAKIPPALNQLEMNPLWQLKKLREFCKAKGIHVMAYSPLGSTGTKFGGNKVLGSKVLQDIAESKGKTTAQIALRWVYQQGVSLVTKSVNKERMNQNIDIFGWSLTEEELDEISRLPQHKTITFASIMGPHDVVLQVDAGL; the protein is encoded by the exons ATGACGCCAATGATAGTTCCTGAGGTAACACTGAGCTCCTGCGACACGACGATGCCAGTGATCGGCATGGGGACTTCATCGTACCCTAAAGTTGACCCTGAAACAGCCAAGGCTGCAATTCTTGAAGCCATCAGAGCGGGCTACCGCCACTTCGACACTGCCTTTGCATACGGGTCAGAGCAAGATCTGGGGGAAGCCATAGCTGAAGCACTGCGTCTTGGACTCGTCAAGTCCAGGACCGAGCTCTTCATCACCACCAAGCTTTTTGCCAGCTTTGCTGAAAGAGAGCTTGTAGTGCCTGCCATCAACAAGAGTTTAAG GAATCTGCAATTGGAGTATGTGGATATGTACCTAATACATTGGCCCTTCAAATTTGGGAAAGTGGTGAGCTCTATGCCAGTGGAAAAGGGGGTGCTGCTACCCTTAGACATCAAATCAGTTTGGGAAGGCATGGAAGAATGCAAGAGATTGGGCCTTGCGAGGGGCATTGGCGTGAGTAACTTCACTTCCGAGATGCTTGAGGACCTCCTTTCCATCGCCAAAATCCCTCCCGCCCTCAACCAA TTGGAGATGAACCCACTTTGGCAGCTGAAGAAACTGAGGGAGTTCTGTAAGGCAAAGGGCATTCATGTGATGGCCTACTCTCCGTTAGGTTCAACCGGGACTAAATTTGGAGGCAACAAAGTCTTAGGCTCGAAAGTCCTCCAAGACATTGCCGAATCCAAAGGAAAAACAACTGCTCAG ATAGCGTTGAGATGGGTGTACCAGCAAGGGGTGAGCTTGGTAACAAAGAGCGTCAATAAGGAAAGAATGAATCAGAACATTGACATCTTCGGTTGGTCCTTGACTGAGGAGGAATTAGACGAGATTAGTCGTCTTCctcaacacaaaacaatcaccttCGCCTCAATTATGGGACCGCATGATGTTGTGCTCCAGGTCGATGCTGGATTATGA